One region of Salvelinus namaycush isolate Seneca chromosome 3, SaNama_1.0, whole genome shotgun sequence genomic DNA includes:
- the LOC120044895 gene encoding notch-regulated ankyrin repeat-containing protein A-like produces MSQGDVSTCSAPQIVFQEAVKQGNTKELHSLLQNMTNCEFNVNSFGPEGQTALHQSVIDGNLELVKLLVKFGADIRLANREGWSALHIAAFGGHQDIVLYLITKAKYSSGAR; encoded by the coding sequence ATGAGTCAAGGGGATGTATCAACTTGCTCTGCGCCTCAGATCGTATTCCAAGAGGCGGTGAAGCAAGGTAACACAAAGGAACTCCACTCGTTGCTCCAGAACATGACAAACTGCGAATTCAATGTCAACTCCTTCGGGCCCGAAGGACAGACGGCGTTGCATCAGTCAGTCATCGACGGGAATCTCGAACTTGTAAAACTGCTGGTGAAATTCGGAGCCGATATTCGATTGGCGAACAGGGAAGGGTGGAGTGCCTTACACATTGCCGCTTTTGGAGGACATCAAGACATAGTCCTATACCTCATCACTAAGGCAAAATACTCTTCTGGCGCACGGTGA